The Planococcus donghaensis genome contains a region encoding:
- a CDS encoding HAD family hydrolase, which translates to MTSNPKAIFLDMDGTILNHYNEVSSETKQVIDQLRDQGIFVFIATGRSADELAEMLPEGFAVDGVITANGMAGYIGDEIVFEHALSLELVKTIIEKARERKIYYELFPHGSQRLVLEQDKAFVEAAIRDPKPNSVQINEWISRQKAIEEDIEWTSEITGNHFSKFYFFARTRDEIEAWKAELKDLQKEMNFSMTPSSPHNAEVMVAEINKASGIQEMLERFGLTGCETLAIGDSDNDLKMFEYVNHAVAMKNAPDHIKEKVDEVTEFTCDENGVSHYLKTAILDNIVMKAPKA; encoded by the coding sequence GTGACTAGTAATCCAAAAGCCATCTTTTTAGATATGGATGGAACAATATTAAATCATTATAACGAAGTGAGTTCTGAAACAAAGCAAGTGATAGATCAACTGCGTGACCAAGGAATTTTTGTTTTCATTGCGACAGGCAGATCGGCAGATGAACTAGCAGAAATGTTACCGGAAGGCTTTGCAGTAGATGGCGTTATTACCGCAAACGGCATGGCAGGCTACATTGGCGATGAAATCGTGTTTGAGCATGCGTTATCGCTAGAGCTAGTGAAAACAATTATTGAAAAAGCACGCGAACGAAAAATCTATTACGAGCTCTTCCCACATGGCAGCCAGCGATTAGTATTAGAACAAGATAAAGCATTTGTCGAAGCGGCAATTCGCGATCCAAAGCCTAATTCCGTCCAGATTAACGAATGGATTTCGCGTCAGAAAGCCATAGAAGAAGATATTGAGTGGACATCAGAAATAACAGGTAATCATTTTTCGAAATTTTATTTTTTCGCAAGAACACGCGATGAAATCGAGGCGTGGAAAGCTGAACTAAAAGACTTACAAAAAGAGATGAACTTTTCGATGACACCTTCGTCTCCGCATAATGCAGAAGTCATGGTAGCCGAGATCAATAAAGCATCAGGCATCCAAGAAATGTTAGAGCGATTTGGCTTAACAGGTTGTGAGACATTGGCTATCGGAGATAGCGATAATGATTTGAAAATGTTTGAATACGTTAACCATGCTGTAGCAATGAAAAATGCCCCAGATCACATTAAAGAAAAAGTAGATGAAGTTACTGAATTTACTTGCGATGAAAATGGCGTTTCCCATTACTTAAAAACGGCAATATTGGACAATATTGTGATGAAAGCACCAAAAGCATAA
- the glcT gene encoding glucose PTS transporter transcription antiterminator GlcT yields the protein MKQVLTIQKVLNNNVVIAHNDVYKEVVLIGNGLGFNRKKGDTVPFDQADKTFLLKDEKEMEQYVNLLPYIEEKLIAFIQELLLFIEEKMGKELNEHIHVALTDHIAFAINRAKKDIQFSNPFLFEIESLYPKEYLVAKDVVQKIEERTGVFFPEGEVGFIALHIHSAVTDKSLRDIKRYHSLLAQLVEIIENNLDIQLDKNNIDYHRLIQHLHRAIDRADKGTIISEENKLAAMLKSEYPVCYNLAWKLIKVMQNQLNKPVDESEVMYLTIHLQRLTHKF from the coding sequence ATGAAACAGGTCTTGACCATTCAAAAAGTATTAAATAATAATGTCGTGATTGCTCATAACGACGTTTATAAAGAAGTTGTATTAATCGGCAATGGTCTTGGTTTTAACCGAAAAAAAGGAGATACTGTTCCTTTTGACCAAGCCGATAAAACATTTTTGCTTAAAGATGAAAAAGAAATGGAACAGTATGTAAATCTACTTCCATATATTGAAGAGAAACTCATCGCGTTTATCCAAGAATTGCTTCTTTTTATCGAAGAAAAAATGGGTAAAGAACTCAATGAACATATCCACGTTGCATTAACCGATCATATTGCCTTTGCTATTAACCGTGCAAAAAAGGATATCCAATTCTCCAACCCTTTTTTATTTGAAATAGAATCCCTGTATCCAAAAGAATATCTTGTTGCTAAAGATGTTGTTCAAAAAATAGAAGAGCGGACAGGCGTCTTTTTCCCAGAAGGTGAGGTTGGCTTTATCGCTCTTCATATTCATAGTGCGGTAACAGATAAGTCGTTACGTGATATTAAGCGCTATCATTCTTTACTGGCCCAACTGGTAGAGATTATCGAAAACAATTTGGATATTCAACTGGATAAAAACAACATCGATTATCACCGCTTAATCCAACATCTTCACCGGGCAATTGATCGCGCCGATAAAGGCACGATTATTAGCGAAGAAAATAAATTGGCGGCTATGTTGAAAAGTGAATATCCTGTGTGCTATAATCTTGCTTGGAAGCTCATAAAAGTAATGCAAAACCAATTGAATAAGCCCGTAGATGAATCAGAAGTCATGTATTTGACGATTCACTTGCAGCGCTTGACACATAAATTCTGA
- the ptsG gene encoding glucose-specific PTS transporter subunit IIBC, translating to MSFNLFGTLQKVGKALMLPVALLPAAGILLAFGTSFAQESFLEAVPFMGANWIQQLLYVMAEAGGIVFANLPLLFAVGVAIGLAGGDGVAGLAAIIGYLIMNVTMKAFGGITLEMATSDPAYANVLGVPTLQTGVFGGIIVGILAAFLYNKFFNIQLPQFLGFFAGKRFVPIITAFSAVFLGIVMFMVWPFAQGGLNALSHFMLETNRTLAAFVFGTVERSLIPFGLHHIFYSPFWFEFGQYTTVAGDIVRGDQRIFFAQLQDGVDFTAGTFMTGKFPFMMFGLPAAALAIYHTARPEKKKVVGGIMASGALTSFLTGITEPLEFTFLFVAPVLFGVHAIFAGLSFMTMHLLNVKIGMTFSGGLIDFLLFGVMPGRTEWFWVIVVGLVFSVIYYFGFRFAIQKFNLMTPGRELDDEDDEETEEIGDLPYEILAAMGGKENIQNLDACITRLRVSVADKGNVDKKRLKKLGASGVMEVGNNIQAIFGPVSDSLRGQMQDIINGKAPRPAAKTAVPTENSVVSATPLEFNSPMTGDILPISEVPDQVFSGKMVGDGFAIKPTEGKVFSPVNGKVVTVFPTKHAIGIAADNGTEILIHIGIDTVHLKGEGFTSHIEQGDLVEQGQLLMEMDLDYIAEHAASIITPVVFTNLEEGQSIKLKKSGAVTAKDSNVMEIINGESVV from the coding sequence ATGTCATTTAACTTATTTGGTACATTGCAAAAAGTTGGTAAAGCTTTAATGTTACCGGTTGCACTCTTACCAGCTGCTGGTATCTTACTGGCTTTCGGTACAAGTTTTGCACAAGAATCATTTTTGGAAGCGGTTCCTTTTATGGGAGCTAACTGGATTCAGCAATTATTATACGTAATGGCAGAAGCGGGCGGAATCGTTTTCGCTAACCTTCCCTTACTATTTGCTGTTGGTGTCGCAATCGGTCTTGCCGGTGGTGATGGTGTAGCAGGACTTGCAGCCATTATCGGGTACTTGATCATGAACGTCACCATGAAAGCGTTTGGCGGAATTACGCTAGAAATGGCCACTTCAGACCCAGCTTATGCTAATGTACTCGGAGTTCCTACATTACAAACAGGTGTATTTGGCGGGATTATTGTTGGTATTTTAGCTGCTTTCCTGTACAACAAATTCTTTAACATTCAGTTGCCTCAGTTTTTAGGATTTTTTGCAGGAAAACGTTTTGTCCCAATTATTACTGCGTTTTCAGCTGTTTTTCTTGGTATCGTAATGTTCATGGTTTGGCCTTTTGCTCAAGGCGGATTGAACGCACTTTCTCACTTTATGCTAGAAACAAACCGTACGCTAGCGGCTTTTGTTTTTGGTACGGTTGAACGTTCATTGATTCCATTTGGTTTGCATCACATTTTCTACTCTCCATTTTGGTTTGAGTTTGGTCAATATACAACAGTTGCAGGCGACATCGTTCGCGGCGACCAACGTATTTTCTTTGCTCAACTACAAGATGGTGTAGATTTTACGGCTGGTACATTTATGACGGGTAAATTCCCATTCATGATGTTTGGTCTTCCAGCTGCGGCACTTGCGATTTACCACACAGCACGTCCTGAGAAAAAGAAAGTTGTCGGCGGCATCATGGCTTCTGGTGCTTTGACTTCATTCCTAACAGGGATTACAGAACCACTTGAGTTTACTTTCTTATTTGTTGCACCTGTCTTATTCGGTGTTCACGCGATTTTTGCAGGACTCTCATTTATGACGATGCATTTACTTAACGTTAAAATTGGTATGACATTCTCTGGTGGACTGATTGACTTCTTACTGTTCGGGGTTATGCCTGGTAGAACAGAATGGTTCTGGGTCATTGTAGTTGGACTCGTGTTCTCGGTTATTTACTACTTCGGTTTCCGTTTCGCTATCCAAAAGTTCAACTTGATGACACCTGGACGCGAACTCGATGATGAAGACGATGAAGAAACGGAAGAAATTGGCGATTTGCCATATGAAATACTTGCCGCTATGGGCGGAAAAGAAAACATCCAAAATCTTGACGCGTGTATCACACGTTTACGTGTTAGTGTTGCAGACAAAGGCAATGTTGATAAAAAGCGCTTGAAAAAACTAGGTGCTTCAGGCGTTATGGAAGTTGGCAACAACATTCAAGCTATTTTCGGACCTGTATCAGATAGCTTACGCGGTCAAATGCAGGACATTATCAATGGGAAAGCACCTCGTCCAGCTGCTAAAACAGCCGTTCCGACTGAAAACTCTGTGGTTTCAGCAACGCCATTAGAATTCAACAGCCCGATGACAGGTGATATCTTACCGATTTCAGAAGTCCCAGACCAAGTATTTTCTGGTAAAATGGTGGGCGATGGTTTTGCGATCAAACCGACTGAAGGAAAAGTTTTCTCTCCAGTAAACGGGAAAGTCGTTACCGTATTCCCAACAAAGCATGCAATCGGTATTGCAGCTGATAATGGTACGGAAATTCTGATTCATATCGGAATTGATACTGTACACTTGAAAGGCGAAGGCTTTACTTCACATATTGAACAAGGCGATTTAGTGGAACAAGGACAACTCTTAATGGAAATGGACTTGGACTATATCGCTGAACACGCAGCATCAATTATTACGCCGGTTGTCTTTACTAATCTTGAAGAAGGACAATCGATTAAACTTAAAAAATCCGGTGCAGTAACTGCTAAGGATTCAAATGTTATGGAAATTATAAACGGAGAATCTGTCGTTTAA